From one Nonomuraea polychroma genomic stretch:
- a CDS encoding IclR family transcriptional regulator: MTHPESGVRSVKSAARTIELLELLASRQNRPARLRELSEALGAPRSSLYALIRTLVEHGWVRTDETGSLYSIGIRALLAGTTYLDTDPYLRIAQPHINDLSAKLDETIHFGRLDRTYIVYLATKESSRYVRPFSRVGRRLPAFSTAMGKSLLAERLGTPDEVPIPQPIVPLTPNTLVDKDELRRDLELTRERGYAIDNEENYAGLKCFGFALRYSSPATDAISCSVPIASMTDEREREIVEAMEKVRLAIERMAPIDLSAPGWV, translated from the coding sequence ATGACCCATCCCGAGAGCGGGGTGCGCAGCGTCAAGTCCGCAGCGCGGACCATCGAGCTCCTCGAACTTCTGGCCTCCCGCCAGAACCGCCCCGCCCGCCTGCGTGAGCTGAGCGAGGCCCTGGGCGCCCCCCGCAGCAGCCTGTACGCGCTGATCCGCACCCTCGTGGAGCACGGCTGGGTGCGCACCGACGAGACCGGCAGCCTCTACAGCATCGGCATCCGCGCCCTGCTGGCCGGCACCACCTACCTCGACACCGACCCGTACCTGCGCATCGCCCAGCCGCACATCAACGACCTCAGTGCCAAGCTGGACGAGACCATTCACTTCGGCCGCCTGGACCGCACCTACATCGTCTACCTGGCCACCAAGGAGTCGAGCCGCTACGTGCGACCGTTCAGCCGCGTGGGCCGCCGGCTGCCCGCCTTCAGCACCGCCATGGGCAAGTCGCTGCTGGCCGAGCGGCTCGGCACCCCGGACGAGGTGCCGATCCCGCAGCCGATCGTGCCGCTGACCCCCAACACCCTCGTGGACAAGGACGAGCTGCGGCGCGATCTGGAGCTGACCCGCGAGCGCGGCTACGCCATCGACAACGAGGAGAACTACGCCGGCCTGAAATGCTTCGGCTTCGCGCTGCGCTACAGCTCCCCCGCGACGGACGCGATCAGCTGCTCGGTGCCCATCGCCAGCATGACCGACGAGCGGGAGCGGGAGATCGTCGAGGCGATGGAGAAGGTCAGGCTGGCCATCGAGCGGATGGCGCCGATCGATCTGTCCGCACCCGGGTGGGTCTGA
- a CDS encoding 5-dehydro-4-deoxyglucarate dehydratase, with the protein MPATYTTEEISERLRRGMDTGVLSFPLTAFDSDGCVDLDGFRAHVRGQVAAGPGAVFPCCGTGEFFSLAEDEYASLIKAAVEEADGAVPVVAGAGYGWAQAARFAAAAERAGADALLLLPPYLAETPQRGLVEHVRRVAASTALPIIIYQRAQVRIDVATVPALAEIPNVIGVKDGHSDLDRLQRIKLAAPGDWLFFNGAATAEMQARAYCGIGVPAYSSAVHAFAPEIAGAFFRALHAGDDARVDRLLKEFYVPLVELRDQGSGYAVSLVKAGARLRGANVGSVRAPLTDPTPEHLRTLEGLLSTGLALAAA; encoded by the coding sequence TTGCCTGCCACGTATACGACCGAGGAGATATCCGAACGGCTGCGCCGGGGGATGGACACGGGCGTGCTGTCGTTCCCGCTGACTGCCTTTGACTCCGACGGGTGCGTCGATCTGGACGGATTCAGGGCGCATGTGCGGGGGCAGGTCGCGGCGGGTCCCGGCGCGGTGTTCCCGTGCTGCGGGACCGGTGAGTTCTTCTCGCTCGCCGAGGACGAGTACGCCAGTTTGATCAAGGCTGCGGTCGAGGAGGCGGACGGCGCGGTGCCGGTGGTCGCGGGCGCGGGCTACGGCTGGGCCCAGGCCGCCAGGTTCGCCGCCGCCGCCGAGCGGGCCGGGGCCGACGCCCTGCTCCTGCTGCCGCCGTACCTGGCCGAGACCCCGCAGCGGGGACTGGTCGAGCACGTGCGCCGCGTCGCCGCGAGCACCGCGCTGCCGATCATCATCTACCAGCGTGCCCAGGTCAGGATCGACGTCGCCACCGTGCCGGCCCTCGCCGAGATCCCGAACGTGATAGGCGTCAAGGACGGCCACTCCGACCTCGACCGGCTGCAGCGCATCAAGCTCGCCGCCCCCGGCGACTGGCTGTTCTTCAACGGCGCGGCCACCGCCGAGATGCAGGCGCGGGCCTACTGCGGCATCGGCGTGCCGGCCTACTCCTCGGCGGTGCACGCCTTCGCCCCGGAGATCGCCGGCGCCTTCTTCCGCGCGCTGCACGCCGGTGACGACGCGCGCGTCGACCGGCTGCTCAAGGAGTTCTACGTTCCGCTGGTAGAGCTGCGCGACCAGGGCAGTGGTTACGCGGTCTCCCTGGTCAAGGCCGGGGCCCGGCTACGCGGTGCGAACGTCGGCTCCGTACGCGCCCCGCTGACCGACCCCACCCCCGAGCACCTGCGGACCCTCGAAGGCCTGCTGAGCACCGGACTCGCCCTCGCCGCCGCCTAG
- a CDS encoding enolase C-terminal domain-like protein — translation MSRIIRATVTPILISDPPLLNVLGVHQPYTPRTIVEIETDDGVTGIGETYGDTDYLDVARKLADALPGRDLTAMNGLYALASATLSGATDKVKEFDPAGLRGTRNNEKLIRSVVSAFEVASLDALGKTTGLPVHCLLGGKVRDRVDYSGYLFYRWAEHPDGEAPDDWGAALDPDGVVRQAQRFADDYGFTSFKLKGGVFEPEQEIAAIKALAKAFPGYPLRLDPNGGWSVEASVRVAEEVGDLLEYMEDPTAGVDGMAEVRKRTGAVLATNMCVTTFAEVPEAFAKDAVQVVLSDHHYWGGLQATRELAALCRTYGVGLSMHSNTHLGISLAAMTHVASVIPHLSYACDSHRPWQTEDVITEPHRFVGGALEVSDAPGLGVELDRDALAALHERWLTRPDMRDRDDVAAMRKVHPDWVQPSLPRW, via the coding sequence ATGTCACGAATCATCCGGGCGACCGTCACGCCCATCCTGATCAGCGACCCGCCGCTGCTCAACGTGCTCGGCGTGCACCAGCCGTACACCCCGCGCACGATCGTCGAGATCGAGACCGACGACGGCGTCACCGGCATCGGCGAGACCTACGGCGACACCGACTACCTGGACGTCGCCCGCAAGCTCGCCGACGCCCTCCCCGGCCGCGACCTGACCGCCATGAACGGCCTGTACGCCCTGGCGTCCGCCACGCTGAGCGGAGCCACGGACAAGGTCAAGGAGTTCGACCCGGCCGGTCTGCGCGGCACCCGCAACAACGAGAAGCTGATCCGCAGCGTCGTCTCCGCCTTCGAGGTGGCGAGCCTCGACGCGCTCGGCAAGACGACCGGTCTGCCGGTGCACTGCCTGCTCGGCGGCAAGGTACGCGACCGCGTCGACTACAGCGGCTACCTGTTCTACCGCTGGGCCGAGCACCCCGACGGCGAGGCCCCCGACGACTGGGGCGCCGCCCTCGACCCCGACGGCGTCGTCCGGCAGGCCCAGCGCTTCGCCGACGACTACGGCTTCACCTCCTTCAAGCTCAAGGGCGGCGTGTTCGAGCCCGAGCAGGAGATCGCCGCCATCAAGGCGCTGGCCAAGGCGTTCCCCGGCTACCCGCTGCGGCTGGACCCCAACGGCGGCTGGTCGGTCGAGGCAAGCGTGCGGGTGGCCGAGGAGGTCGGCGACCTGCTGGAGTACATGGAGGACCCGACCGCGGGCGTGGACGGCATGGCCGAAGTGCGCAAGCGCACCGGCGCGGTGCTGGCCACCAACATGTGCGTCACCACGTTCGCCGAGGTGCCGGAGGCGTTCGCCAAGGACGCCGTCCAGGTCGTGCTGTCGGACCACCACTACTGGGGCGGCCTGCAGGCCACCCGTGAGCTGGCGGCGCTGTGCCGCACGTACGGCGTGGGCCTGTCCATGCACTCCAACACCCACCTCGGGATCAGCCTGGCGGCGATGACCCACGTCGCCAGCGTCATCCCCCACCTGAGCTACGCCTGCGACAGCCACCGGCCCTGGCAGACCGAGGACGTCATCACCGAGCCGCACCGCTTCGTCGGCGGTGCGCTCGAGGTGAGCGACGCGCCCGGCCTCGGCGTCGAGCTCGACAGGGACGCGCTGGCCGCGCTGCACGAACGCTGGCTGACCCGCCCCGACATGCGTGACCGCGACGACGTCGCCGCCATGCGCAAAGTCCACCCCGACTGGGTCCAGCCCTCACTTCCTCGCTGGTGA
- a CDS encoding Bug family tripartite tricarboxylate transporter substrate binding protein, translated as MRIGVLLAAVALAASACSVQGGSADKSAAASGYPNKPVEFTVPTDPGGSTDLLTRALAKSIEQPLGAKAVVVNKPGANGKIAGKDVFGSKPDGYRVAVMPQSLFAIGPLMLNDADPVKLTDMTFIKGLAVEDYVLVVPADSTYKTLKDLVEAPSVKYGTTGPGTGSQLSQTLLFGLAKTNAAPVPFDGGAPTVTAVLGGKVDAASVQIAEGFKQVQAGKMRALAVFSDKRLEAMPEVPTAKESGYDVVVDQRRFVAGPAGLPAEVRDKLAAAIDKAIASPEYNEILKANYIGRWDANGEQVGTQLNESLQRFDKLAKDLGIDLKAQQQ; from the coding sequence ATGAGAATCGGCGTACTTCTGGCCGCCGTCGCGCTGGCCGCCTCCGCCTGCTCCGTGCAGGGCGGCAGCGCTGACAAGAGCGCCGCCGCGTCCGGCTACCCCAACAAGCCCGTCGAGTTCACCGTGCCGACGGACCCCGGCGGCAGCACCGACCTGCTCACCCGCGCCCTCGCCAAGAGCATCGAGCAGCCGCTCGGCGCCAAGGCCGTGGTCGTGAACAAGCCGGGCGCCAACGGCAAGATCGCTGGTAAGGACGTGTTCGGCAGCAAGCCGGACGGTTACCGCGTCGCGGTGATGCCGCAGTCGCTCTTCGCCATCGGGCCGCTCATGCTCAACGACGCCGACCCGGTCAAGCTCACCGACATGACCTTCATCAAGGGCCTGGCGGTCGAGGACTACGTCCTGGTGGTGCCCGCCGACTCCACGTACAAGACGCTCAAGGACCTGGTCGAGGCCCCCAGCGTCAAGTACGGCACCACCGGCCCCGGCACCGGCAGCCAGCTGTCGCAGACCCTGCTGTTCGGCCTGGCCAAGACGAACGCCGCCCCCGTGCCCTTCGACGGCGGCGCGCCGACCGTGACCGCGGTGCTCGGCGGGAAGGTCGACGCCGCGTCCGTGCAGATCGCCGAGGGCTTCAAGCAGGTCCAGGCCGGCAAGATGCGGGCGCTGGCGGTCTTCTCCGACAAGCGTCTCGAGGCCATGCCCGAGGTGCCGACCGCCAAGGAGTCCGGCTACGACGTCGTGGTGGACCAGCGCAGGTTCGTGGCCGGACCGGCCGGGCTGCCCGCCGAGGTGCGCGACAAGCTGGCCGCGGCCATCGACAAGGCCATCGCCTCGCCCGAGTACAACGAGATCCTGAAGGCCAACTACATCGGCCGCTGGGACGCCAACGGCGAGCAGGTCGGCACCCAGCTGAACGAGAGCCTGCAGCGGTTCGACAAGCTGGCCAAGGACCTCGGCATCGACCTCAAGGCGCAGCAGCAGTGA
- a CDS encoding tripartite tricarboxylate transporter TctB family protein, with protein sequence MSYERRLNVVAALVPLVIGVVAAIMSWSLGVGSLSAPGPGMWPLVVSVAMVIVAAVLVLQSRPRGDEERFTKDVVTVAIAAASLIGYAFLFELVGFEVPTIALLVLWLKGLGRESWRMTAVVSVVATAALYLLFITGLGVSLPHIIQL encoded by the coding sequence GTGAGTTACGAGCGTCGGCTGAACGTCGTCGCCGCCCTGGTGCCGCTGGTCATCGGCGTGGTGGCCGCGATCATGTCGTGGAGTCTGGGGGTCGGCAGCCTGTCGGCCCCCGGGCCCGGCATGTGGCCGCTGGTGGTCAGCGTCGCCATGGTGATCGTCGCCGCGGTGCTGGTGCTTCAGTCGCGGCCGCGCGGTGACGAGGAACGTTTCACCAAGGATGTCGTGACGGTCGCCATCGCGGCCGCCTCGCTGATCGGGTACGCGTTCCTGTTCGAGCTCGTCGGCTTCGAGGTGCCCACCATCGCGCTGCTCGTGCTGTGGCTCAAGGGGCTCGGCCGGGAGAGCTGGCGGATGACCGCGGTGGTCTCGGTCGTCGCGACGGCGGCGCTCTACCTGCTGTTCATCACAGGGCTCGGGGTGTCCTTGCCCCACATCATCCAACTGTGA
- a CDS encoding tripartite tricarboxylate transporter permease has translation MRLDMDFLSPVIDGFGVVFQPENLFYCLLGVTLGMLIGVLPGLGPAATIAVLLPITYNIEPTAAIIMLAGIFYGAQYGGTITSVLLRLPGEASSVVTAIDGHALARQGRAGSALGIAAIGSFIGGTVAIIGLTFVAPLVAGFALDFGPSEYTALALLGILLITTLGTGSPLKSILMATVGLLLATVGQDPLEGVSRLTLGVDQLLDGIDFVIVAMGLFGVGEILYNLESLRRPAEPAAAVGSVYPSRAELGQSKGAITRGSFLGFLLGILPGGGATMSSMVAYAVEKRASKEPEKFGKGAIQGVAGPETANNAAATSSFIPLLTLGIPANATMAIMFGALLIQGITPGPMLVEEKPDLFWGVVNSMYVGNLLLLVMSMPLIGLFVRILRVRQAILAPLTILVTMIGVYTVRMSVFDMFLMVGLGVLGYLMKKAGYEPGPLVLAFVLGSLLESSFRRSMRIFGGDVTGFLTQPITATLLAVIVLIIVVPPVLRLTKRKDPSREKVEA, from the coding sequence GTGAGACTGGACATGGACTTCCTCTCCCCGGTGATCGACGGCTTCGGCGTGGTCTTCCAGCCGGAGAACCTCTTCTACTGCCTGCTCGGGGTCACCCTCGGCATGCTGATCGGGGTTCTGCCCGGCCTCGGGCCGGCGGCCACCATCGCGGTGCTGCTGCCGATCACGTACAACATCGAGCCGACCGCGGCCATCATCATGCTCGCGGGCATCTTCTACGGCGCCCAGTACGGCGGCACCATCACCTCGGTGTTGTTGCGGCTGCCCGGCGAGGCGTCCAGCGTGGTCACCGCCATCGACGGGCACGCGCTGGCCCGGCAGGGCCGGGCCGGCTCGGCACTCGGCATCGCCGCCATCGGCTCCTTCATCGGCGGCACGGTCGCGATCATCGGCCTGACGTTCGTGGCGCCGCTGGTGGCCGGCTTCGCCCTGGACTTCGGCCCGTCGGAGTACACCGCGCTGGCGCTGCTCGGCATCCTGCTGATCACCACGCTGGGCACCGGTTCGCCGCTCAAGAGCATCCTCATGGCCACGGTCGGGCTGTTGCTGGCGACCGTCGGGCAGGACCCGCTGGAAGGCGTCTCGCGCCTGACCCTCGGCGTGGACCAGCTGCTCGACGGGATCGACTTCGTCATCGTCGCCATGGGCCTGTTCGGCGTCGGCGAGATCCTCTACAACCTGGAGTCGCTGCGCCGGCCCGCGGAGCCGGCCGCCGCCGTCGGCTCGGTCTACCCCTCCCGCGCGGAGCTCGGCCAGTCCAAGGGCGCGATCACCCGCGGCTCGTTCCTCGGCTTCCTGCTCGGCATCCTGCCGGGCGGCGGCGCGACGATGTCGTCCATGGTCGCCTACGCCGTGGAGAAGCGGGCGAGCAAGGAGCCGGAGAAGTTCGGCAAGGGCGCCATCCAGGGCGTGGCCGGGCCGGAGACCGCCAACAACGCCGCCGCGACCTCGTCGTTCATCCCGCTGCTGACACTGGGCATCCCGGCGAACGCCACCATGGCCATCATGTTCGGGGCGCTGCTCATCCAGGGCATCACGCCCGGCCCGATGCTGGTGGAGGAGAAGCCCGACCTGTTCTGGGGCGTGGTCAACTCCATGTACGTCGGCAACCTGCTGCTGCTGGTCATGAGCATGCCGCTGATCGGCCTGTTCGTACGCATCCTGCGGGTGCGGCAGGCGATCCTGGCCCCGCTGACGATCCTCGTCACCATGATCGGCGTGTACACGGTCAGGATGAGCGTCTTCGACATGTTCCTCATGGTCGGTCTCGGGGTGCTCGGCTACCTGATGAAGAAGGCCGGCTACGAGCCGGGGCCGCTCGTGCTGGCGTTCGTGCTCGGCAGCCTGCTGGAGTCGTCGTTCCGCCGGTCGATGCGCATCTTCGGCGGCGACGTGACCGGGTTCCTCACCCAGCCCATCACCGCCACCCTGCTCGCCGTGATCGTCCTGATCATCGTCGTGCCCCCCGTCCTGCGCCTGACCAAGCGCAAGGACCCGTCCCGAGAGAAGGTGGAAGCATGA
- a CDS encoding universal stress protein — translation MTVVAGYVPTPLGQAVLAEALAEAELRKARLVVVNVSRPGSYVDPDTADVADLEQRVGDGHEVRQVQDTDPAAAVLDVAQQESASLVVIGVPRRSPVGKLIMGSTAQRILLDSPCPVLAVKES, via the coding sequence ATGACCGTCGTCGCCGGATACGTCCCCACGCCGCTCGGGCAGGCCGTCCTCGCCGAGGCGCTGGCCGAGGCCGAGCTCAGGAAGGCCCGGCTCGTGGTGGTGAACGTCTCCCGCCCCGGCTCGTACGTCGATCCCGACACCGCGGACGTGGCCGACCTCGAACAGCGGGTGGGCGACGGGCACGAGGTGCGGCAGGTGCAGGACACCGACCCGGCCGCCGCCGTGCTCGACGTGGCGCAGCAGGAGTCGGCGAGCCTCGTCGTGATCGGGGTGCCGCGCCGCTCCCCGGTCGGCAAGCTCATCATGGGCAGCACGGCCCAGCGCATCCTGCTGGACTCGCCCTGCCCCGTGCTGGCGGTCAAGGAGTCTTGA
- a CDS encoding phosphotransferase enzyme family protein: MDLVAYVREAFGWDEDVVAFQGPRGALGQIWRLEAGPARYALKEIFAEPPSEGLIAAELAFARQAAAAGVRLPASHADRDGRYLLTTPDGTWLRLYDWADLRPVELTAQATPAELGALLARLHRCAPAMASEPDGRPPDPWYDRVPATHAWAKVSASGASWAARLADRLAILPELCAAVAPADPAGLIVCHRDLHPENVLADPAGGLVVVDWDNLGPAAPGRELARALFDWFCDNSVADLDAMRGMYEAYVRADGPGRISEPADFSMLVASRVNFLLVQSRVAIDPEAEPRHREWAEREIDEALRILPTPRQLADVLEMTLKTP; the protein is encoded by the coding sequence GTGGATCTCGTGGCGTACGTGCGCGAAGCCTTCGGGTGGGACGAGGACGTGGTGGCGTTCCAGGGGCCGCGCGGCGCGCTGGGGCAGATCTGGCGGCTGGAGGCCGGGCCGGCGCGCTACGCGCTGAAGGAGATCTTCGCCGAGCCGCCGTCGGAGGGTTTGATAGCGGCGGAGCTGGCGTTCGCACGGCAGGCCGCCGCGGCCGGGGTGCGGCTGCCGGCCAGCCACGCCGACCGCGACGGACGCTATCTGCTCACCACGCCCGACGGGACCTGGCTGCGCCTGTACGACTGGGCCGACCTGCGGCCGGTCGAGCTGACGGCGCAGGCCACGCCGGCGGAGCTGGGGGCGCTGCTGGCACGCTTGCACCGGTGCGCCCCCGCCATGGCTTCGGAGCCGGACGGCCGCCCGCCTGACCCCTGGTACGACCGGGTCCCCGCCACCCACGCGTGGGCGAAGGTGTCGGCCTCGGGCGCGTCGTGGGCGGCGCGGCTGGCCGACCGGCTGGCCATCCTGCCCGAATTGTGTGCCGCGGTCGCGCCGGCCGATCCCGCCGGCCTGATCGTCTGCCACCGCGACCTCCACCCCGAGAACGTCCTGGCAGATCCCGCCGGCGGGCTGGTGGTCGTCGACTGGGACAACCTCGGGCCGGCCGCGCCGGGCCGGGAGCTGGCCCGGGCGCTGTTCGACTGGTTCTGCGACAACTCGGTCGCCGACCTCGACGCCATGCGCGGCATGTACGAGGCCTACGTACGCGCGGACGGCCCCGGGCGCATCTCCGAGCCGGCGGACTTCTCGATGCTGGTCGCCTCCCGGGTCAACTTCCTGCTGGTCCAGTCGCGCGTCGCCATCGACCCGGAGGCCGAGCCGCGCCACCGCGAGTGGGCGGAACGCGAGATCGACGAGGCGCTGCGCATCCTGCCCACTCCGCGGCAGCTGGCCGACGTGCTGGAAATGACCCTCAAGACTCCTTGA
- a CDS encoding FAD-dependent oxidoreductase, whose product MRTESTRCCVVGGGPAGMMAGLLLARQGVEVIVLEKHADFLRDFRGDTVHPSTLELIAELGWIEEFLRLPHSRMSDVTVSIGGRAVTFADFSRLPLRCPYIAFMPQWDVLDFLAGKASAYPSFRLLRSTRATELIVEDGRVAGVRADTADGPIDVRADLVIAADGRHSTLRDQAGLEATASSPPMDVLWFRLPRRDGDRVPFFQGGKGALVAIDRGDYWQLAYTIPPGAFAELKTTGLTAFHDRVAGLAPALRDRVGLIDDWDQVHQLTVRVDRLPRWHRAGLLCIGDAAHAMSPAGGVGINLAVQDAVAAANLLGPVLRQAGVPDAADLARVQARRERAVRVTQAFQVRILRDLYPKETGDDTAEHVPPIFTAFKALPPLRHLMGRFIGMGVRPEHIEQP is encoded by the coding sequence ATGCGTACCGAGAGCACCAGATGTTGCGTGGTCGGCGGCGGCCCGGCTGGGATGATGGCCGGACTGCTGCTGGCCCGTCAGGGCGTCGAGGTGATCGTCCTGGAGAAGCACGCCGACTTCCTCAGGGACTTCAGGGGCGACACCGTCCACCCGTCCACGCTGGAGTTGATCGCCGAGCTGGGCTGGATCGAGGAGTTCCTGAGGCTGCCGCACAGCAGGATGTCCGACGTCACCGTGAGCATCGGCGGCCGGGCGGTCACGTTCGCCGACTTCAGCCGCCTGCCCCTGCGCTGTCCGTACATCGCGTTCATGCCTCAGTGGGACGTGCTGGACTTCCTGGCCGGCAAGGCGTCCGCATACCCCTCCTTCCGCCTCCTGCGCAGCACCAGGGCGACGGAGCTGATCGTGGAGGACGGGCGGGTCGCCGGGGTCCGTGCGGATACCGCGGACGGTCCGATCGACGTACGGGCCGACCTGGTGATCGCGGCCGACGGCCGGCACTCGACGCTGCGGGACCAGGCCGGTCTGGAGGCCACGGCGAGTTCGCCGCCCATGGACGTGCTGTGGTTCCGCCTGCCTCGCCGCGACGGCGACCGGGTGCCCTTCTTCCAGGGAGGAAAGGGCGCGCTGGTCGCCATCGACCGGGGGGATTACTGGCAGCTCGCCTACACGATCCCGCCGGGGGCGTTCGCGGAGCTCAAGACGACGGGGTTGACCGCGTTCCATGATCGGGTGGCGGGGCTGGCGCCGGCTCTGCGCGATCGCGTCGGGCTGATCGACGACTGGGACCAGGTCCACCAGCTGACCGTCAGGGTTGACCGGCTGCCGCGGTGGCACCGCGCCGGGTTGTTGTGCATCGGTGACGCCGCCCACGCCATGTCACCCGCCGGCGGCGTCGGCATCAATCTGGCCGTGCAGGACGCGGTCGCCGCCGCCAACCTGCTCGGTCCCGTCCTTCGTCAGGCGGGCGTCCCCGATGCGGCCGACCTCGCCAGGGTGCAGGCACGCAGGGAACGGGCCGTCAGAGTGACCCAGGCCTTCCAGGTCCGCATCCTCCGCGACCTGTACCCCAAGGAAACGGGGGACGACACGGCCGAGCACGTGCCGCCGATCTTCACCGCTTTCAAGGCTCTGCCGCCGCTGCGGCATCTGATGGGGCGCTTCATCGGGATGGGCGTGCGACCAGAGCACATCGAGCAGCCCTGA